AATCTGCAGCATTTGTCCTCCCTGAAGGTGCACCGCGGTCACCACACTGAGGTTACACAATCTGTGTTGAAAGCATTTCCTCCAAATACCTGATCAGAGTGTGCTGTTGTTCAGCTCTCTTGTGTGCCTGCTGAAGGGTATTAAGTTCCCTTCCTGTGAAGCACAGATGAAGCCTGTTGAATAGTGCACTTGGCCCCTCGCTGGGCCTCCGCTCTGTTGGCAGCAGGAGACCGATCGCTCCGGAAGGGTGGAATAGCGCTTCTGGGCTTTACATGTGTGCCTATTCTTTCAAGAGGGAAAGAAAAACAGGAAAGGAGGTCAGTAGTGGGAAAGGGCCTTTTGTATCGAGCGATCAGAGCTAATGCAGAGCTAatgcagagctggagatgagCTTTGACAGTCCTGAAGTCACCATAGCTGTGTTTGTTGATCACACTGTACGAACGCTTGAATGTAAGTGACGTCGACTCACACGATCTCCTCTTATCGAGTCATGGCGTCTGCTCGCGGGAGGTGTGTGCTCTTGCCAGGCCGCTGAATGCTTGTTTGTGCCGCTGGTGTGGGCTCAGTACAATCCCTTCTTTGTTTGTGTTGCAGAGGCAAGCCTGCCAATGGGGACTACCGCAAGGACCCCCGGGATCGCAGCCGCAGCCCCATCGAGCGCAGCATGAGTCTGGTCGGGGGTCATCTGTACACCCACATGCCCAGCCTGGCCATGGACCAGCCCCTCGCACTGACCAAACACATGGACGCCAGCCGCACGGTCACCATCTCGCCCACTGTGAGCCCCGTCGAGCGCCAGCAGGTAAGACCTGTCACTGACTGACCacatatatatcatttatttatttgtccataTAATGGAAATCAGTGGGAACTGTTTGgtcaccagcattcttcaaaatgtttaaatcttTTATGGTCCACACAAGAAAGTCAGTCACCAAACATGAGGTTGAGtgaataatgtacatttttaggTAATCTATCCCTTTCAAAGAAGCAGAaagctttgtacctttttttttaaacgtaaatAAATGCAGAAGTATGTTTGGGTTTGTCTTGATATTGATATTTAGAGTCATTGTTTATCTTTGTTACTCatgaaaacatgtattttaagaGTTTGTTTTGGTATGAATCAGGACGGTCTTGAAACCATGTTTAGCTCCATTTCAGTTTTGTTGTTCACAGACGTGAACAGATTCAACTCATGAACAGCTAGTCTTTGACAGTGTAGACATAGCAGAAAACACTTTTTAGTAGTTGTTTGTTTGGACACTtgctcatatgtgtgtgtgtgtgtgtgtgtgtgtgtgtgtgtgcagaaccGCCCCTCTGTGATCACGTGTGCCCCAGCGATCAACCGTAACTGTAACCTCACCCACTGCACCGTGTCTCACAACGGCTGCTCACCCGGCCTGACTCCAAGCTACCGCAGAGCCTCCAACTGTGAGTACATGCACACGATGGGCCGCTTCGTAAAGACACCGATGCAACCTCTGTGGTCACATCCAGAACTATTTTTTTACCCCAGTGTCTAGAGCATGCACACATACAGGTGTTTCAGTTCACATTTTAGCAGCTGTAATGCTGGAATTGCCCACTAGgcaataattaaaatgaacaatcaaACCCATTTGTGTTTTTGTACCTTACCTGTGTAAAGTGGCGTGTGTTAGCTCTGTCTGTCTTTGGCGGAGCGTGTGCTAAGCAGTGTTTCTCTGTCTCAGCTAACACAGCCTGCGACCCCGTCATCGAGGAGCATTTCCGTCGCAGCTTGGGAAAGAACTACAAGGAGCCGGAGCCGGTCACAAACTCTGTGTCCATCACCGGTTCGGTGGACGACCACTTCGCCAAGGCTCTGGGTGAGACGTGGCTGCAGATCAAGGCCAAGGGCAGCTCCTCCGGAAGCCCAGACTCCTCTCCCAACGGCCACATGGTCAACCATAGTCACTCCCCTTCCCTGGTGTCTTGAGAGGAGCGTCTCGAAGCAGCCGTGCATGTTTTAGCAGAGCTGATGTTTAGCTGTGTACATAAGAGCGCACGACCAGGAGGTGCTCCTTCTACTTCAGTTGTGCTTTTCTCCTTTTGATTCTTTATCTTTTGTTTGTAAGTATGCTAGTATACTTTTAGCTTGGCTGTTGTGTTATGGGATGCCCAtacctttgtttgtttgtttgtttgtttttcaagatAAAAATCAGCCAGACACTATTGAACCATCTGCCTCAGATACCAAAGAGACTTTTCCCCAGAAGCCATTCTTCCATGGCACCCATTGTCTTTCACACTCTCTCCTGGTTGTGTCCCGAGTCTGTATCTGTATGTGTGTACTTGAAAAGGAAGGCCTGGACTGATTTTGCACTATGGATGGATGGGGGTTGGATACACATGATTGGATGTTGGTTTTGGAGGGTGACACAGGTGCGGTTCACATCTCTTTCACAGGAAACATTGGTCGGTCAGTCGCTTCGGCTCAGATTGGTTTTCCCAGGCACTGTGGTTTCAGTAGAGTAGACTAAAGGTTTAAGGGTAAGCTAGTGCTTCTAAgtgcatgtttttaaaatagcTGGTATCTATTATTGTGTAGACATTTCAGTCGTTATCCTTTTAGCCTTTTCTTcagatttgattttatttttgacaGTAACAGTCCTAGATAAACTTACTGCTGGTACAGTTGTACTTCATATTATTATTGTCTAATCAATATTCATTGTGGTAGCTGCCAGATAGGAGAGAATCGCCTCCGGACAGGCCGTCTATATATTAACGGTTGGTTTAGTATGATTATTAATCCTCACGTGGTACAGGATGCTGTCGCTCTGCATGACTGAACAAGAAGCATTCGCAGCTGTGGACGGGTCAACTGCAGCGTTGACCATCTGCtgaagacgtgtgtgtgtgtgtgtgtgttcttcatcTTCTCTTAATTCTGCATTCAGCTTTGTCCCAACGGTCCGCCTGTACCGAAACTAAACACATTCCTCCGATAGGAGCGTCATGCAGGTCTTGTACTTCATACTTCTTGACGAGACGCTCGTCCTTACATTCCTTCGGCCGATCTTTCACACTCTGCTCTTTGGGCATGTATCTCTACACGAGGCCTTGAGGATTTCCTCTCcgtcacacacacatttcatgacTCTCGGCTTGTGACACACCTTACCCTACACGCTGTAGGTAAATCACTtactcaaaaacaacaaaaaaaagtttttatataggAAAATATGAGACCATCATTACGCTGCGCGTAACGAATGTACAGAGAAAAACAATTGTAGGTATTTTTTGAGGAACAGTTAATTTGTTAATGATATGTAGCTATTTAATTTTTCCCTTGTCCTTTATTGTAATcatgcttcttcttctttttttgaggaaaaaagtTGATCTTTTTTGTTTGTAGGTTGTGTCTGTTTAAGGTTAAAGTGCAGGAACACAGTTATTGTATGAACACACTGCGTTAGTGTAATAGCCACTTGTGTATTATTTCTGAAGGCTACTGAGTCTGAACGGAGGCTTGGTCCGTCTCTGGAGAAACTGAACAAACAGACTCGAGTCTGAGGGACATCTCTGTTTGATGTGCGCTTCCAGGAGAACCACAAACTCTTCTCTGCACCTCCGTGTAAATCTGTATTATACCCTCATTTCATGGCCTTGTTTCTCTTTGAATAAAACAAACTTTTGGCAGGCCATTGTTTTGTACTTTTAAGTAGCCTCAATGAACAATAAAGTGCTCTTAAACCACAGCCCGAGACTTATGCTTGATCCTTTGTGAAAACAGGTGATCACTCTTGGGGAAATATGAATTAAGCAATGTTTTAATGTGAGAATGACTGTGATTCCAGAAGACCTTCACTATCATCCCTGAGCATGTGCCTGGACGTATCTAGTGTTTCAGCTGGCTTCATATTCTCATTACTGACCACCAACACCACACATAAAGCTCCGAGTCGTGATGTTTCTATGGTGGTTTCAGCACACGGACGCAACATTAGTATTAACATAAGTGATCAAAAGCAAGGATATACTGCAAAGAATTGATTATGTGCATATACTTTTATTATGCAAACAAATGCTAATAAAACACCAATAGCACATGTCTAGACTGTAGGAGAGCGATGAGTGACACCAGAGATGAGCACATTCActtgaacacaaaccagacacctGCCATAATCTAACACACACATAATGAACATCAGGCCAGGGTTATAACTGCCTGAAGACAAAGCATCTTAGTCCATATGTGACAAATTAACTGCCCTGACAGTGACGGCTGAcgatttcctgaaaaaaaaaaaaaaatatatatatatatatagggcagggaaattcacccaaaaataaagactctgccatcatttgctcaccctcaaatTGCtgtaaacctgtatgagtttcttaaTGTTGAGaactaaacagttgctggtatggagagagagagagaaaagaagactaccgtatttttcagacgtGTTtttcagccaaactatgaaaaaaagtgcgacttaaagtccggaaaatacagtaattttgtGTTTCTAGTATGAACAGAGAGTTTGAGTttaggaacaacatgagggtgtgttaattatgacattcctcatttttgagtgagctatCTTTTACAGACAGAACAACACTGGCCTGGGCATCTAGACCGGAGCAGTTCACATCATGTTTATTCTCATCGCTTTCGTGCTGACGAACCATCACCGACAGCTATAATGTGATTTCACGTTAATGGTTAAGACAAATATATCAACAAGTGCATGAAGGATCCTGTGTCTGAAGACCAATGTAGGAGAAGCGAAGAGTCTCCAGCCGTCTGGTCCAGAGTCCTTCAGATGCTCTCGTCATCACTCATGTCCCAGATCTGCAGGATAGAAGAAGAATGGAGATTACAAAGACATTGAAATAAAGTGAGCAGAACCTGATAAAGACTGTGTGTGCAGCAGAGATCTGGTCTCATGATGTTTAAAGCAGAACAGCAGGTGTGTTCATGAACATCTGAACATCCACACAACACGCATGTTTGAACACTAAACTAAACTGATCTGAGACTGAAGATaaacgagagtgtgtgtgtgtgtggagcctCTTCTACAGCACTCCTGGCTGTCAAAAGCTATGCGTCATTGACATGCtaataaaagctgaaaaaaagaaaagaaaagaaaaaaataagacctTCAACCACCTTCTCACTCTGAAGTCTGTGCCAAGTCATAAAAACAATCCTCAGAGAGATAAGTGAGAGGTGAAGAGACAGGAACACAGCAGACAAACATACAGACACAGGATCTCAGCTGAAGGATCACACACGTAACAACAGCACAGCCAGGTGCGTCAGTCTCTGTGTGGTGAAATACCATCAAAGTTCATCAAGAATGAGCGAAACAGTGTCGTGTAACGTTTATCTAACAGTCCTGTTCTGCATGAACATAAAATGAAGTTATTATAGCAACTACAATAACTAGGTAACCCTGAACATACCTGTAAACCTTCCCTTAACCCCTGTAGTTACCTAACACTACCCAGGACTTTCTTAGACACTACCTAAACAAGTACATGCATTGTCAAAATTTTACAAAACAGGTGCAATACAAAACCCTACTCGACCTACATCCAATTCACAGCAGTTTCCATCTGAACTGAACACTAGAGGAAGTAAAACACCAAAAACTGTTGTTCTCCTTTACGCAGATTATCGATTAATATACTTATTTTCATGTGGTTCCTCACAAAACACTTATGATAGTGCATGATTGTGAGGTCAGGATCATATAATCATCACGTGTGTAGTAAACGTGCTCGGGAGCAGACCCGGTACAGCACTACACTGGTGATGTGATGTGCTCCAGAATAAAAGAGCTCAAGAGAAACGGACATGTTGGGTCTTTTTAAAGTGGTGCACCCACACCCTTCATGAAAGCGCACTTGTGTGTGCAGCAGCGGTTCAGAGCTGTAATTACATCAATCATCTTAATAACAGTGTGGAGTGTGTATCATTCAATTACACGAGCGCTGTGGAGT
The genomic region above belongs to Carassius gibelio isolate Cgi1373 ecotype wild population from Czech Republic chromosome A11, carGib1.2-hapl.c, whole genome shotgun sequence and contains:
- the vgll4b gene encoding transcription cofactor vestigial-like protein 4b isoform X2 codes for the protein MLFTKMDLLNYQYLDKMNNNIGILCYEGEAALRGESRMPAMSLSSAVSNHRTGPPPISPSKRKHSGDQADDDIDSNNEHVAKMSRLFATQLGKPANGDYRKDPRDRSRSPIERSMSLVGGHLYTHMPSLAMDQPLALTKHMDASRTVTISPTVSPVERQQNRPSVITCAPAINRNCNLTHCTVSHNGCSPGLTPSYRRASNSNTACDPVIEEHFRRSLGKNYKEPEPVTNSVSITGSVDDHFAKALGETWLQIKAKGSSSGSPDSSPNGHMVNHSHSPSLVS
- the vgll4b gene encoding transcription cofactor vestigial-like protein 4b isoform X1; translated protein: MGMLDSHHLLGREFHHSTHSSRRSRTALRPLRWTSLSARDLHPLVSSASFQSGASRVRPRMETPLDVLSRAASLVHQDDEKREAALRGESRMPAMSLSSAVSNHRTGPPPISPSKRKHSGDQADDDIDSNNEHVAKMSRLFATQLGKPANGDYRKDPRDRSRSPIERSMSLVGGHLYTHMPSLAMDQPLALTKHMDASRTVTISPTVSPVERQQNRPSVITCAPAINRNCNLTHCTVSHNGCSPGLTPSYRRASNSNTACDPVIEEHFRRSLGKNYKEPEPVTNSVSITGSVDDHFAKALGETWLQIKAKGSSSGSPDSSPNGHMVNHSHSPSLVS